The following coding sequences are from one Aliarcobacter skirrowii CCUG 10374 window:
- a CDS encoding sensor histidine kinase, whose protein sequence is MIKDELKISSKDWLNILIIGILFGFFQSLIFYFLNKDLQTISTIIFSISTAFFIAIFAMILISSSNRFILPKIDKKFWTVLSLFFSFLSGFLGFLLTFFIYFNSDFEVVAIVSSFWFSIAVVVGFLTLLIALILHQFVSLKNKNSQIAKEILESKLKSLENELNPHFLFNALNSVSQLIYSDKKKAEDAVLKLSKFLRNAINKESLVTLENEILMVQTYVGIENIRFDNKIVLKIDDYSNLQLEKIPKFSIQLLVENGIKHGYLGKELNIYIKFDKNSITVSNDGKKSSNIKFKTGLSNLENRLKILNIGKLEYISDSENMAFSIILKDKN, encoded by the coding sequence ATGATAAAAGATGAACTTAAAATATCATCAAAAGATTGGTTAAATATCTTAATAATTGGAATACTATTTGGATTTTTTCAATCTTTGATTTTCTATTTTTTAAATAAAGATTTACAAACAATTTCAACAATTATTTTTAGCATAAGCACAGCTTTTTTTATAGCTATTTTTGCAATGATTTTAATAAGCTCTTCAAATAGGTTTATTCTTCCAAAAATAGATAAAAAATTTTGGACGGTTTTAAGTCTATTTTTCTCTTTTTTATCAGGATTTCTAGGATTTTTACTCACTTTTTTTATATATTTTAATAGTGATTTTGAAGTTGTTGCAATAGTAAGCTCTTTTTGGTTTAGTATTGCAGTTGTTGTTGGTTTTTTAACACTTCTAATAGCTTTGATACTTCATCAATTTGTATCTTTAAAAAATAAAAATAGTCAAATAGCAAAAGAGATTTTAGAGTCAAAACTAAAATCACTTGAAAATGAGTTAAATCCACATTTTCTATTTAACGCACTAAACTCTGTTTCACAACTAATCTATAGCGATAAAAAAAAGGCAGAAGATGCCGTTTTGAAATTATCAAAATTTTTAAGAAATGCTATAAATAAAGAGAGTTTAGTTACACTTGAAAATGAGATTTTAATGGTTCAAACTTATGTTGGAATTGAAAATATTAGATTTGATAATAAAATTGTTTTAAAAATAGATGATTACTCAAATTTACAACTAGAAAAAATACCAAAATTTTCAATTCAACTTTTGGTTGAAAATGGTATAAAACATGGATATTTGGGAAAAGAGTTAAATATTTATATTAAATTTGACAAAAACTCTATAACAGTTTCAAATGATGGTAAAAAGAGTTCAAATATCAAGTTTAAAACAGGTTTATCAAATTTAGAAAATAGATTAAAAATATTAAATATAGGAAAACTTGAATATATTTCAGATAGTGAAAATATGGCTTTTTCTATTATTTTAAAGGATAAAAATTGA
- a CDS encoding phytoene desaturase family protein — protein MNKIDLAVIGSGIGGSLISILNKDKNLVLFEKDKNLGGTASTFKRFGNYFNSGATTFVGYEDNHILKDIFDIANFTPDLIESSYAYRTIIDGKIIDRKRDFEEFLESLNSVFYHKNNRYFWQTLKDIDERFWRLKDIYFAKYSLNSYLKTLKTVEILFKEYKFLMFKSAKSFIKEVLGDISKEYEDFIDAQLQITLQSSSKDIPLLSFAIALSYPFHKIFYANGGMGKLFDDMLKDIDVRKSEEIKYIKKEQDFYRLISSKDEYLASKVVLNVPVFECSEIFLDEDIKNYYKKFEFYDQSAFVIYLKIESKKEFLNHYQIILKDTIPNSVSKSFFVSFSHKDDEKLSKNGYSVTISCHTKALFWSNLSKEDYEKQKEFTKKFIIDELLKNISDIKKEDIKIEFCATSKTFKRYINRFNCGATPLNLKNIFKIPSSTTPFKNLYNIGDSVFAGQGWPGVALGVKVLSQNLI, from the coding sequence GTGAATAAAATTGATTTAGCTGTAATTGGAAGTGGAATTGGTGGAAGTTTAATCTCAATTTTAAATAAAGATAAAAATTTAGTTCTATTTGAAAAAGATAAAAACCTTGGTGGAACTGCATCTACATTTAAAAGATTTGGAAACTATTTTAATAGTGGGGCTACAACTTTTGTTGGTTATGAAGATAATCACATTTTAAAAGATATATTTGATATTGCAAATTTTACCCCTGATTTAATAGAGAGTTCTTATGCATATAGAACTATTATAGATGGAAAAATTATTGATAGAAAAAGAGACTTTGAAGAGTTTTTAGAGAGTTTAAATAGTGTTTTTTATCATAAAAATAATAGATATTTTTGGCAAACTTTAAAAGATATTGATGAGAGATTTTGGAGATTAAAAGATATATATTTTGCAAAATATAGTTTAAATTCATATTTAAAAACCCTAAAAACAGTTGAGATACTTTTTAAAGAGTATAAATTTTTAATGTTTAAAAGTGCCAAAAGTTTTATAAAAGAGGTTTTAGGTGATATTTCAAAAGAGTATGAAGATTTTATAGATGCTCAACTTCAAATTACACTTCAATCAAGTTCAAAAGATATTCCACTCTTATCTTTTGCAATTGCTTTATCTTACCCTTTTCATAAGATTTTTTATGCAAATGGTGGAATGGGAAAACTTTTTGATGATATGCTAAAAGATATAGATGTAAGAAAAAGTGAAGAGATCAAATATATAAAAAAAGAACAAGATTTTTATAGGCTAATATCATCAAAAGATGAATATTTAGCTTCAAAAGTTGTTTTAAATGTTCCTGTTTTTGAGTGTAGTGAAATTTTTTTAGATGAAGATATTAAAAATTACTATAAAAAATTTGAGTTTTATGATCAAAGTGCTTTTGTAATTTATTTAAAGATAGAGTCAAAAAAAGAGTTTTTAAATCACTATCAAATTATATTAAAAGATACTATTCCAAATAGTGTATCAAAAAGTTTTTTTGTATCTTTTAGCCACAAAGATGATGAAAAGCTATCAAAAAATGGCTACTCTGTTACAATTTCATGTCATACAAAGGCTCTATTTTGGAGTAATCTTTCAAAAGAAGATTATGAAAAACAAAAAGAGTTTACAAAAAAATTTATAATAGATGAGCTATTAAAAAATATTTCTGATATTAAAAAAGAGGATATTAAAATAGAGTTTTGTGCTACAAGTAAGACATTTAAAAGATATATAAATAGATTTAATTGCGGAGCAACCCCTTTGAATCTTAAAAATATTTTTAAAATTCCAAGCTCTACAACTCCATTTAAAAATCTTTACAATATAGGAGATTCTGTTTTTGCTGGACAAGGATGGCCTGGAGTTGCTTTAGGGGTTAAAGTTTTAAGCCAAAACTTAATTTAG
- a CDS encoding cryptochrome/photolyase family protein, producing the protein MRQVLWFRRDLRVVDSEILANAKGEVLPIFIFDKNILENLPKDDKRVTFIYKSVIDLKESLKKIGLDLAIFFDTPKNVFTKLKEYKFDEILASVDFDFYAKKRDEEIEKIIPLRRFLDSYLINPKDILKSDKTPYKVFTPFYNYISPLHQSNHIKEFEVSKEIKKLDFDYSFIPSLDELGFKKQNLPNFLYKSADELIDIFSKKIENYQKNRDYFYLDASSNLSVFLRFGLVSAKMVFNRVKELKASKKEIDFFIRELIWREFYNYILYHFPKSQFENLNGINVNWNENEEDFKKWCEGNTGVAIIDASMRYLNQTGLMHNRLRMVTSSYLTKNLLIDWRKGEEYFALKLLDYEASSNIGSWQWAASTGVDAVPYFRVFNPYLQSKKFDSEALFIKSVLKELKDVEPKKIHTENALQEDIFLNYPKQIVTIDYSRNRAIMEFKRANSE; encoded by the coding sequence ATGAGACAAGTTTTGTGGTTTCGAAGAGATTTAAGAGTAGTTGATAGTGAGATTTTAGCAAATGCAAAAGGTGAAGTCTTACCAATATTTATTTTTGATAAAAATATTTTAGAAAATCTTCCAAAAGATGATAAAAGAGTTACATTTATATATAAAAGTGTAATTGATTTAAAAGAGAGTTTAAAAAAAATTGGTCTTGATTTAGCAATATTTTTTGATACCCCAAAAAATGTCTTTACAAAATTAAAAGAGTATAAGTTTGATGAGATTTTAGCATCTGTTGATTTTGATTTTTATGCAAAAAAAAGAGATGAAGAGATTGAAAAAATAATTCCTCTTAGAAGATTTTTGGACTCATATTTAATTAATCCAAAAGATATTTTAAAAAGTGATAAAACTCCATATAAAGTCTTTACCCCTTTTTATAACTACATATCACCACTTCATCAATCAAATCATATAAAAGAGTTTGAAGTTTCAAAAGAGATAAAAAAACTAGATTTTGATTATAGTTTTATTCCTAGCTTAGATGAATTGGGATTTAAAAAACAGAATTTACCAAATTTCTTATATAAAAGTGCAGATGAATTAATAGATATTTTTTCAAAAAAAATAGAGAATTATCAAAAAAATAGAGACTATTTTTATTTAGATGCAAGTTCAAATTTAAGTGTTTTTTTAAGATTTGGACTTGTATCTGCTAAAATGGTTTTTAATAGAGTAAAAGAGCTAAAAGCTTCAAAAAAAGAGATTGATTTTTTTATAAGAGAGCTTATTTGGAGAGAGTTTTACAACTATATTTTATACCATTTTCCAAAATCGCAATTTGAAAATCTAAATGGCATAAATGTAAATTGGAATGAAAATGAAGAGGATTTTAAAAAGTGGTGCGAAGGAAACACAGGAGTTGCAATAATTGATGCTAGCATGAGATATTTAAATCAAACAGGTCTTATGCATAATCGTTTAAGAATGGTTACCTCTTCATATCTTACAAAAAACCTTTTAATAGATTGGAGAAAAGGTGAAGAGTATTTTGCACTAAAACTTCTTGATTATGAAGCAAGTTCAAATATAGGTTCATGGCAATGGGCAGCTAGTACTGGAGTTGATGCTGTTCCATATTTTAGAGTTTTCAACCCCTATTTGCAATCAAAAAAATTTGATAGTGAAGCCTTATTTATAAAAAGCGTTTTAAAAGAGTTAAAAGATGTAGAGCCAAAAAAAATACACACAGAGAATGCTCTTCAAGAAGATATTTTTTTAAATTATCCCAAACAAATTGTAACAATTGATTACTCAAGGAACAGAGCAATAATGGAGTTTAAAAGGGCAAATAGTGAATAA
- a CDS encoding YbgA family protein, with protein sequence MNLGVSSCLLGNMCRYDGHGAKDDFVFNSLKEYFNILPYCPENSIWSAPRDAIRQVSIDGEVKIFTSTKNPIDVTTILEEACEKMALKVCNDDLCGFVLKSASPSCGMERVKVYQPLNAPSIKNGVGIFAKKLKEKLPNLPIEEEGRLNDTWLRENFLMQVYAYSDLKNFLKKEKKISNLVEFHTSYKYLIYSKSQNSYKLLGKIVANSEKKDIGELYKDYENEFLKAIATKSTLNKTYNILLHIFGYFKKHITKEEKVDILESMYDFKNRVIPLISVIKIFNIYINRFDIVYLKNQKFLNPYPPKLALRSDLKAYR encoded by the coding sequence ATGAATTTGGGAGTTTCTTCTTGCTTATTAGGAAATATGTGCAGATATGATGGTCATGGTGCAAAGGATGATTTTGTATTTAATAGTTTAAAAGAGTATTTTAATATTTTGCCATATTGCCCTGAGAACTCTATTTGGAGTGCTCCAAGAGATGCTATTAGACAAGTTTCAATTGATGGTGAAGTTAAAATATTTACCTCAACTAAAAATCCAATAGATGTAACGACTATTTTAGAAGAAGCTTGTGAAAAGATGGCTTTAAAAGTTTGTAATGATGATTTGTGCGGATTTGTTTTAAAATCAGCATCTCCATCTTGTGGAATGGAGAGAGTTAAAGTTTATCAACCTTTAAATGCTCCTTCAATTAAAAATGGAGTTGGTATTTTTGCAAAAAAGTTAAAAGAAAAATTACCAAATCTTCCAATAGAAGAAGAGGGGAGATTAAATGATACTTGGCTTAGAGAGAACTTCTTAATGCAAGTTTACGCATATAGTGATTTAAAAAATTTCCTAAAAAAAGAGAAAAAAATTTCAAATTTAGTTGAGTTTCACACATCATATAAATATTTAATATACTCAAAATCACAAAACTCTTATAAGCTCTTGGGCAAAATTGTTGCAAATAGCGAAAAAAAAGATATTGGAGAGCTTTATAAAGATTATGAAAATGAATTTTTAAAAGCAATAGCTACAAAGTCAACATTAAATAAAACTTACAATATTCTACTTCATATTTTTGGATATTTCAAAAAACATATAACAAAAGAGGAAAAAGTTGATATTTTAGAGAGTATGTACGATTTTAAAAATAGAGTAATTCCTTTAATTAGTGTTATTAAGATTTTTAATATCTATATAAACAGATTTGATATAGTTTATTTGAAAAATCAAAAATTTTTAAATCCATATCCACCAAAACTTGCACTTAGAAGTGATTTAAAGGCTTATAGATGA
- a CDS encoding YbeD family protein: MIDLSNKKLELNYPCSWEYKLVVLESCNIKKCVKEIVLEREHTIKTSKTSAKGKFKSYNLELIVHNEDDRVELFRLLGEHSDIKMVL; the protein is encoded by the coding sequence ATGATAGATTTAAGCAATAAAAAATTAGAACTAAATTATCCATGCTCTTGGGAGTATAAACTTGTTGTTTTAGAGAGTTGCAATATTAAAAAATGTGTAAAAGAGATAGTTTTAGAAAGAGAACACACTATTAAAACATCAAAAACTAGTGCAAAAGGTAAATTTAAAAGCTACAACTTAGAGCTTATTGTTCACAATGAGGATGATAGAGTTGAACTTTTTAGACTTCTTGGTGAGCATAGTGATATAAAAATGGTTTTATAA
- the moaC gene encoding cyclic pyranopterin monophosphate synthase MoaC translates to MNLTHIDENNRPKMVDVSNKNDTKRVAVASGKITMSKEAFDAIKNNIVKKGPVLQTAVVAAIMATKKTSELIPMCHPLLLTGINCDIEEFESEHSFKLFVTAKLNGQTGVEMEALTGVSVGLLTIYDMVKAIDKSMIISDIQLESKSGGKSGDFVR, encoded by the coding sequence TTGAATTTAACACATATTGATGAGAATAATAGACCAAAAATGGTAGATGTTTCCAATAAAAATGATACAAAAAGAGTTGCAGTTGCAAGTGGAAAGATAACTATGAGCAAAGAGGCATTTGATGCAATTAAAAATAATATTGTAAAAAAAGGTCCAGTTCTTCAAACAGCAGTTGTTGCTGCTATTATGGCAACAAAAAAAACAAGTGAATTAATACCTATGTGTCACCCTCTTTTATTAACAGGAATAAATTGCGACATCGAAGAGTTTGAAAGTGAGCATAGCTTCAAACTATTTGTAACTGCAAAACTAAATGGTCAAACAGGAGTTGAAATGGAAGCATTAACAGGTGTTAGTGTTGGGCTTTTAACAATTTATGATATGGTAAAAGCTATTGATAAATCAATGATAATTTCAGATATTCAGCTTGAGAGTAAAAGCGGTGGTAAAAGTGGAGATTTTGTAAGATGA
- the rpsU gene encoding 30S ribosomal protein S21, with product MPGIKVKDNESFDEAYRRFKKQCDRNLIVTETRARRYFEPMTEIRKKQKISARKKMLKKLYMLRRYESRL from the coding sequence GTGCCAGGCATTAAAGTTAAAGATAACGAATCGTTTGACGAAGCGTATAGAAGATTTAAAAAGCAATGCGACAGAAACCTAATCGTAACTGAAACTAGAGCAAGAAGATATTTCGAGCCTATGACAGAGATTAGAAAGAAACAAAAAATTTCTGCTAGAAAGAAAATGCTTAAAAAATTATATATGCTAAGAAGATACGAATCAAGATTGTAA
- the prfA gene encoding peptide chain release factor 1 has product MLKDKLQPFIARFDEITQSLMSPDITSDIKRMTSLSKEQSSIEPIVEKAKEYIKVLEDIEENRLMLDDSELGDLAKEELKELELKKPVLEEEIKVLMIPKDPNDDRNIYLELRAGTGGDEAALFVADLFRGYLRYAENNNWKVEIMSSSDSEAGGYKEIVILVKGDHVYSKLKFEGGTHRVQRVPATESQGRVHTSAITVAVMPEVDDVEVEINESDLKIDVMRASGNGGQSVNTTDSAVRITHIPSGIVVTNQDQKSQHKNKERAMKVLKAKLFEIEMQKKMEVEGANRKEQVGTGDRSGRIRTYNFPQNRLTDHRINLTLYRLDYILQDGLFDEVIDPLIADHQSRLIEANGL; this is encoded by the coding sequence ATGCTAAAAGACAAACTCCAACCATTTATTGCTAGATTTGATGAGATAACTCAATCTTTAATGAGTCCTGATATAACTAGCGATATTAAAAGAATGACATCTTTATCAAAAGAGCAATCAAGTATTGAACCAATTGTAGAAAAAGCAAAAGAGTACATAAAGGTTCTTGAAGATATTGAAGAGAACAGATTGATGCTTGATGATAGTGAACTTGGAGATTTGGCAAAAGAAGAGTTAAAAGAGCTTGAGCTAAAAAAACCAGTTTTAGAAGAAGAGATAAAAGTTTTAATGATTCCAAAAGATCCAAATGATGATAGAAATATCTATTTGGAGTTAAGAGCTGGAACAGGTGGAGATGAAGCTGCACTTTTTGTTGCTGATTTGTTTAGAGGCTATTTAAGATATGCTGAAAACAACAATTGGAAAGTTGAAATTATGAGCTCAAGCGATAGTGAAGCTGGTGGTTACAAAGAGATTGTAATCTTAGTAAAAGGTGATCATGTTTACTCAAAACTAAAATTTGAAGGTGGAACTCACAGAGTTCAAAGAGTTCCAGCAACAGAGTCTCAAGGAAGAGTTCACACATCTGCTATAACAGTTGCTGTTATGCCAGAAGTTGATGATGTTGAAGTTGAGATAAATGAGAGTGATTTAAAAATCGATGTAATGAGAGCTAGTGGAAACGGTGGTCAATCTGTAAATACTACAGATTCTGCTGTGAGAATTACTCATATTCCTTCTGGTATTGTTGTAACAAACCAAGACCAAAAATCTCAACACAAAAATAAAGAGAGAGCTATGAAGGTTCTTAAAGCAAAGCTTTTTGAAATTGAGATGCAAAAAAAGATGGAAGTTGAGGGTGCAAACCGAAAAGAGCAAGTTGGAACTGGTGATAGAAGTGGAAGAATTAGAACATATAATTTTCCACAAAATAGATTAACTGATCATAGAATCAACTTAACTCTTTACAGACTTGATTACATATTGCAAGATGGTTTGTTTGATGAAGTGATTGATCCTCTTATTGCTGATCATCAATCAAGACTAATTGAAGCAAACGGTTTATAA
- the rpsT gene encoding 30S ribosomal protein S20 — translation MANHKSSEKRARQTLVKTERNRFYKTRIKNITKDVLSAVESADKEKAVEAMKTANKYIHHCVSKGILAKGTAARKVSRLQLKVNAI, via the coding sequence ATGGCAAATCATAAATCTTCTGAGAAGAGAGCTAGACAAACATTAGTAAAGACTGAAAGAAACAGATTTTACAAAACAAGAATTAAAAATATCACTAAAGATGTTTTAAGTGCAGTAGAGAGTGCAGATAAAGAGAAAGCTGTTGAAGCTATGAAAACTGCAAACAAATATATTCACCACTGCGTTTCTAAAGGTATTTTAGCAAAAGGTACAGCAGCTAGAAAAGTAAGTAGACTTCAATTAAAAGTAAACGCTATATAA
- the glmM gene encoding phosphoglucosamine mutase, which translates to MKLFGTDGVRGKAGEFLDVITVIKLAQAAGIHFRKHSTTNKILVGKDTRRSGYMIENALVSGLTSVGYDVIQIGPMPTPAIAYLTESMRCDAGIMISASHNPFEDNGIKFFDNHGDKLSVEAEKSIEEIFNKCEQLQSNQATGKNIGSSKRIDDVIGRYIVSIKSSFPKDLTLKGLRIVLDCANGAAYKVAPTILEELGADVITINNKPNGFNINDNCGAMHPENVAKQVQEYRADIGLALDGDADRLVVVDENGDIVDGDKLIGALSVYLKNEKLLKGDACVATVMSNKALEDYLNQNQIKLLRSDVGDKYVLELMKENSLNFGGEQSGHIIFSDAAKTGDGLASALQVLALIIKSKKKASEVLNPFSLYPQILVNLKVNEKIPLKDIKGLEEILKPIREKGIRDLIRYSGTENKIRLLLEGKNKKDVESSMNLLVEFFKKEL; encoded by the coding sequence ATGAAACTATTTGGAACAGACGGAGTTAGAGGAAAAGCTGGAGAGTTTTTAGATGTAATTACTGTTATAAAACTTGCACAAGCTGCTGGAATTCATTTTAGAAAGCACTCAACTACAAATAAGATACTTGTAGGAAAAGATACTAGAAGAAGTGGTTATATGATTGAAAATGCACTTGTAAGTGGTCTTACATCGGTTGGATATGATGTTATTCAAATTGGACCTATGCCAACTCCTGCAATTGCTTATTTAACAGAGAGCATGAGATGTGATGCTGGTATCATGATAAGTGCTTCACATAATCCATTTGAAGACAATGGAATTAAATTTTTTGATAATCATGGAGATAAACTAAGTGTTGAAGCAGAAAAATCTATTGAAGAGATTTTTAATAAGTGTGAACAATTACAATCAAATCAAGCAACAGGAAAAAATATTGGTTCTTCAAAGAGAATAGATGATGTTATTGGAAGATACATTGTTTCAATTAAGAGCTCTTTTCCTAAAGATTTAACACTAAAAGGTCTTAGAATTGTTCTTGATTGTGCAAATGGTGCTGCATATAAAGTTGCACCTACAATTTTAGAAGAGCTTGGTGCTGATGTAATTACAATTAATAATAAACCAAATGGATTTAATATAAATGATAATTGTGGAGCTATGCATCCTGAAAATGTTGCAAAGCAAGTTCAAGAGTATAGAGCTGATATTGGACTTGCACTTGATGGGGATGCTGATAGATTAGTTGTTGTTGATGAAAATGGAGATATTGTTGATGGTGATAAATTAATAGGTGCATTAAGTGTATATTTAAAAAATGAGAAACTTCTAAAAGGTGATGCTTGTGTTGCAACTGTTATGTCAAATAAAGCTTTAGAGGATTATTTAAATCAAAACCAAATTAAACTTTTAAGAAGCGATGTTGGAGATAAATATGTACTTGAATTGATGAAAGAGAATAGTTTAAATTTTGGTGGAGAACAAAGTGGACATATAATCTTTTCAGATGCAGCAAAAACAGGAGATGGATTAGCCTCTGCACTTCAAGTTTTAGCTTTGATTATTAAATCTAAGAAAAAAGCTAGTGAAGTTTTAAATCCATTTTCTCTATATCCTCAGATTTTAGTAAATTTAAAAGTAAATGAGAAAATTCCACTTAAAGATATTAAAGGTTTAGAAGAGATTTTAAAACCAATAAGAGAAAAAGGGATAAGAGATCTTATTAGATACTCTGGAACAGAGAACAAAATTAGACTTTTACTTGAAGGTAAAAATAAAAAAGATGTTGAGAGCTCAATGAATCTTTTAGTTGAGTTTTTTAAAAAAGAGTTATAA
- the lspA gene encoding signal peptidase II has protein sequence MRKEIKVALTIFITVFIIDQIVKFGFANFGWDANGSVMSLKLAYNYGVAFSMFSFLDTYLKYIQLFIVLIGVIYLLKNRDIFYKYYISIALLAAGGLSNILDRFTYGAVVDYFYWHYGFEFAIFNFADVMINLSVAIIIYMQIMESIKEKKLKEKA, from the coding sequence ATGAGAAAAGAGATAAAAGTAGCTCTTACTATTTTCATAACAGTTTTTATAATTGATCAAATTGTTAAATTTGGTTTTGCAAATTTTGGATGGGATGCAAATGGAAGTGTGATGAGTCTAAAGTTAGCATATAACTATGGAGTTGCATTCTCTATGTTCTCTTTTTTAGATACATATTTAAAATATATTCAACTTTTTATAGTTTTGATTGGAGTTATATATTTATTAAAAAATAGAGATATTTTTTATAAATATTACATATCAATTGCACTATTAGCAGCTGGTGGATTATCAAATATTTTGGATAGATTTACTTATGGTGCTGTTGTTGACTATTTTTACTGGCACTATGGTTTTGAATTTGCAATTTTTAATTTTGCTGATGTAATGATTAATTTATCTGTTGCAATTATAATTTATATGCAAATTATGGAAAGCATAAAAGAGAAGAAGCTAAAAGAAAAAGCTTAA